Within the Mumia flava genome, the region GCCGCGTCACCTCGATCCCCGCGATGCTGCCGGAGTTCGTCGACCGGATCCCGCTGTCGGCGCCGGACCACTGGTGGATCCACGTCGCCGGGCACCCGCCGGGCGCGCTGATCTCCTTCGTCGGCCTCGACCGGATCGGCATCAGCGACCCGGTGGCGGTCGGGTTCGTGGTCGCCACGATCGGCTGTACGGCGGTGGTCGCGGCCGCGATCACCCTGCGTCTGCTCGCCGGTGAGCACTGGGCGCGCCGTGCGGGGCCGTGGTGGGTGCTCGCGCCGGCCGCGGTGTGGATCGGCGTCACGGCCGACGCCGCGTTCGCTGCGGTCGCCGCCTGGGGGCTCGCCGCCCTGGCGTACGCCGGGGTCACCCGCAGCCGACTCCGTACAGCCGTGGCCGGGCTCGGCGCGGGGCTGCTTCTCGGGTTCTGCGTCTACCTCTCGTACGGGCTGGTGCTGCTCGGCATCCCGGCGGTCGCGATCCTCCTGCTCACGCGCCGCCTCGCGCCCTTGGCCTGGGCGCTGCTCGGCGCGCTGGCGATCGCGGCGGCGTTCACGCTCGCCGGGTTCGCGTGGTGGGAGGCGTACGGCGTGCTGCACGACCGCTACTACGCCGGGATCGCGTCGGACCGTCCGTACGGCTACTGGGTCTGGGCCAACGTCGCCGCGTGGACCTTCACGGTCGGGCTCGCGACCTGGGCCGGCCTGCCCGCGGCAGCATCGGCGCTGCTGCGGCGGCCGGTCGTACGAGACGGTCGGTTCGCGCTGTCTGCGATGGTCGCCGCCGGCCTGACCTGCATCGTCGCCGCGACGCTGTCGGGGATGAGCAAGGCCGAGGTGGAGCGGATCTGGCTCCCGTTCACGCTCTGGGTCCTCCCGGCCGCGGCGCTGCTCCCCGAACGCCTGCGCCGCCCGTTCCTGGTCGTGCAGGTCGTGACCGCCCTGCTGATCCAGCATCTCCTCATGACGCGGTGGTGACGATGGAGGCTGCCGCGACCGCCCACGTGCTCGTGATCGAGGACGACCCGAGCGTCCGCGACGTCGTGCGCCGCTACCTCGAGCACGACGGCCACCGTGTCACGGTCGCCGTCGACGGCGAGTCCGGCCTCCGTACGGCCCTCGACGACGCGCCCGATCTCGTCGTGCTCGATCTGATGCTCCCGGGGATCGACGGGATCGAGGTGTGCCGCCGGCTGCGCGCCGACCCCGCGCGCGGGACCACGCCGGTCGTCATGCTCACCGCGCTCGTCGAGGAGGAGCGCAGGATCGCCGGCCTCACCGTCGGCGCCGACGACTACGTGACGAAGCCGTTCAGCGCGAAGGAGCTCGCGCTGCGGGTCCGCGCGGTGCTGCGCCGTACGGCGGGATCCGCCGCCGATCCGGGTGCCGCGCCCGCCCCGAGCCCGATGCGCGACGGCGACCTCGTGCTCGACCCGGCCGCCCGTACCGCCGAGCTCGGTGGGGAGCCGCTCGCGCTGACCGCGCGGGAGTTCGACCTGCTCGCGTTCCTGCTCGCGCGGCCCGGGCAGGTGTTCAGCCGGGCTGACCTGCTGGCGCAGGTCTGGGGTTGGTCGTTCGGCGACCACTCGACCGTCACCGTGCACGTGAAGCGCCTGCGGCACAAGATCGAAGAGGTCCCGGCCGAGCCGCGCCGGATCGTCACGGTGTACGGGGTGGGCTACCGCTACGACCGCGAGGCCGACGGGGAGCGCGAGCGGGAGGGGGTCGGCGATGGCGTCGGATGACCTGCGGGCGGTTGCGCTGGGGATGCTCTGCTCCCTCATCGTCGTCGGCGCAGGAGCGCTGGCGCTGCGAGCCGTACGGCAGCGTGCGCTCGCCGTCTCGCTGCTGCTGCTCACCCTGGTCCCGCTGGTGGCGATCGTCGCCGGCGTGGCGGTGACCAGCGGGTTCATGTTCACCGCCGAGCTGCGCCGGACCACACTGGTCTGGCTCGGCGTCGCGCTCGTCTGCCTCCCGGCCGCGGTGCTGCTCGGCCGCATGCTCGCGCGGCGGATCGTCTGGGAGCGTGAGGCGCTGGAGCGCGAACGGGCCGCGGAGGCCTCGCGGCGCGAGCTGATGACCTGGCTGAGCCACGATCTGCGGACGCCGGTCGCCGGGATCCGCGCGATGAGCGAGGCGCTCGAGGACGGCATCGTGTCGGGGCCGCACGACGTACGCGACTACGCGCGGCGGATCCGTTCGGAGTCGGTGCGGCTCGGGCGGATGGTCGACGACCTGTTCGAGATGTCGCGGATCACCGCCCCGCGGTTCCGGCTGCTCACCGAGCCGGTCTCGCTCGCCATGCTGGCCGACGAGGTGGTCGCGTGGGCGCGGGCGCAGGCGGACGCCGGACGCGTGACGCTCGAGCGGCGCGGGGTCGACGCGATCGTCGTCGCCGCCCCCGACGAGCTCGCCCGCGCTCTGGCGAACCTCGTCGCGAACGCCCTGCGCCACACCCCCGCCGACGAGGTCGTGCGCGTGCTGACCGGCGTCGACGGGACCGCCGGTCGGATCGACGTCGTCGACGCGTGCGGCGGGATCCCCGAGGCGGACCTGCCGCACCTGTTCGAGCCGGGCTACCGCGGAACGCTGGCTCGCGAGACCGACCCCGGAGGCGAGTCAGGAGCCGGGATGGGCCTCGCGATCGCCGCCGGGCTGCTGCACGCGCAGGGCGGTGCGGTGGGTGTTCGCAACGTGCCCGGTGGGTGCTGCTTCAGCATCCGGATGCCGCTGGACCGCGTCCAGCCCTGAGCCCGTACGACCGGTGCCGCCTGCGCCCGTACGGCGGGCGCCGGACAGCCGCTCAGCGGCGGCGGAGCTTCACCGCGCGGCTCTGCGCGCTCGGGCCTGCAGCCGACCGTGCCACCACGCGGCACCGGTACGCGCGATTGCGCTTCAGCCGCTTCACGACGATCTTCCGCTTCGCCGCTCCCGCCGACGCCTTCCGGCGGTGATGGCCGCGCGTCGCCTTGCACATCACCTTGTAGCCCTTGATCCGCGCCCCGCGAGCCTTCGACGCGCGGTACCGGACCGCACCCTTGCGCGCCTTGACGCGTTTCGCCCTCACCTTCGTCGGACGGGTCGGTGTGACCGTGCCGCGGCGGATCCGCACGTTGCGTGCAGAGAACGTCATGTTGTCGAGCAGCACCTGCAGCTCGCTGCCGACGAGGCTGATCCGTACGGTGGCGCCACCCGCACCCAGCACGTCGATCCCCGACGTCGTGAGCGTCGACGGGTCCGGCACGCCGTACGCCACCCGCAGGAACGCGTCCGGCACCACGAGCTCCGTACGCCCGCGGACCACCGTGGTGCCGTCCTCACGGTAGTGACGGTTTGCGAGCAGGATCCGCAGCATCGCACGACCGGCGGGATCGTCCACGATCTCGGGCAGGCCGCTGCTGGCAGCGACGTTGGTGAAGAAGGTCATCCCGTACGACGCGGCGCGCTGGGTCGTGTTGCGCCACTGGCCGAAGTCGGTGACCTGGAAGTTCAGGGCGGCGTCCCACTCACCGTTCTCCACCGGGTCGGGGTCGTCGGCCCACTCCGGGCAGGTCCAGGGCCAGGACGACTGGTCGCACTGCCCGGAGATCGTCACCGGATCCAGCGCGAGACGCACGCGGTAGCCGCCCGGACGGCTGCGCTGCACCGCGACGTCGCGACCGCTCCCGGTGACCACACGCGGGATCATGCTGCCCGTCTCGAGCGTCACCACCCACCGGTGCCCGAGCTCGGACCCGCCGATGTCCGGGTCGCCGTTCTTCAGCAGCGACGCACCGATCACCCGGCCGCCCTCGTACGTCCAGCGGTGGACGTAGAGGTCCCAGACGGGGTGGCCGGCGGGGATCGCCACGCCGTCACGGGTCACGGACGCGACGCACGGCAGACCTGCGCCCGGCTCGCTGCAGCGCAGCACCTCGACGTCCACGCCGGCGGCCGGGCTGCTCACCGCCGTGACAGCAGCGGTCGGCGCCGCCAGCACCAGCGCGGCCGCCGCCGCGATCGACCTCAGTCGTCTCATCGTCGCTCCCCCGTCGGCACGATCGCCGCCGGACGAACCGCGGCGGCTCCGCGAGCGTAGCGGTGCCCGGGGACCACTCGGGGCCGTCTTTCAGGGACGGCCGGGCCGGCACGACGCACGCGGACAGCACTCCACCCGGGCCGCGAGCTGCAGGGCATGTGTGCGTCTTGATTTGCTCGCACACCGTGCGCGTACGGTGTGCGAGGAAATCAAGACGCACGGTGCTCGTCGCACGGCGGGCTCAGCCGGCCCTTGCTCCGACGAGCTCGTCAGCGGGTGCGGAGCGGCGCGTGCGCGAGATCCGCCAGCCCCTCGGCGGGTGGGACCTCCGCCGTGAACCCGAGCTCGTCGTACGCCCGCTGCGGCGACGCGACCACGTGCCGGACGTCGTACGGGCGGTGGTCGCCGGTGACCACCGGATCCGGACCGTCGCCGGCCGCCGCGAGGATCCGTGCCATCTCCCCCAACGTGCACGGGTGGCCGGACGCCACGTTGTACGCGTGCAGGCCGCTGGCCAGGTCACCGACGCGTTCCAGGGCCGCGAGGTTGGCCCGCGCGACGTCGCGGACGTGCACGAAGTCGCGCATCTGCTGCCCGTCCTCGAACACCCGCGGCGCCTGCCCGCGCTCCAGCGCCGAGCGGAAGATCGCCGCGACCCCGGAGTACGGGGTGTCTGCGGGCATCCCCGGCCCGTACACGTTGTGGTAGCGCAGCGCCACCGCCGAGCCGCCCTCGAGCGTGCACCACGCGGACGCGTAGTGCTCCTGCGCGACCTTCGACGCGGCGTACGACGTGCGGGGCTCGAAGGCCGCGTCCTCGCCGACGTGCCGCCACGTCACCGGCGCTCCGCAGACCCCGCAGCCGGGGTCGAACCGCCCCGCGTCCAGGTCGTCGACCCGCCGCGGCGCCGGCGGGACGTCGCCGTGCTCCGCACAGGTGTAGCGCCCGTCGCCGTACACGACCATCGACGACGCCAGCACGAGCCGCCCGACGCCGGCGCGCCCCATCGCGGCGAGGAGGACCGCCGTGCCGTGGTCGTTGTGGTCGGCGTAGGCGGGCAGGTCCTGCGCGTCGACGCCGTTGCCGACCATCGCGGCCTGGTGGCAGACCGCGTCGACGCCCTCGAGCGCCGCGTCGACGTCGGCGGCGCGCCGTACGTCGCCGTGGCGGACGCCGGGCGGTACGGGGGCCTGCGCGCGGTGTGCGGCGGGATGCATGAGGTCGAGCCCGACGATCTCGTGGCCGGCCTCGCGCAGCACCGCGCTGACGTGGGTCCCGATGAACCCGGCCGCGCCGGTCACCAGCACCCTCATCCGGCGCTCATCCGGTCCGGGCTCACAGCACGGTCGCTCACGGGAGCGTGATCGGCAGGTCGAGCCCGTCGAGCGCGTGACTGCACCCGCAGTCGCGGTCGGCGGGCACGGTCGCGGCCATGTCGCGCAGCGCGGGGCGGAGCCGGTCGAGGTGCTCCGCGAACACCCGGATCACCTCCGCATGACTCACCTCGTCGCCCGCCTCGACCCCGGCGTCGAGGTCCGTGACGAGGCAGACGGTGGCATAGCAGAGCGCGAGCTCGCGGGCGAGGATCGCCTCGGGGTGGCCCGTCATGCCGATCACCGACCAGCCGTTGCCGGAGTACCAGCGCGACTCCGCGCGGGTCGAGAACCGCGGCCCGTCGATCACCACGAGCGTCCCGCCGTCGACCGCGCCGCCCGGCGCGCCGGCGAGCAGCGTGTCGCGCAGCCGCGGGCAGTACGGGTCGGCGAACGCGACGTGGACCGCGCCGTCGTCGTAGTAGGTCTGGATCCGCTTGGTGGTCCGGTCGACGAGCTGGTCGGGGACGACGAGCGTGCCCGGTCCGAGCTCGGGCTGGAGCCCGCCGACGGCGCACGGCGCGAGGATCTGGCGGACGCCGAGGCTGCGCAGGGCCCAGAGGTTCGCGCGGTACGGGACCCGGTGGGCGGGGAAGGCGTGGTGCTTGCCGTGGCGCGGGAGGAACGCGACGGTCCGCGGCCCACCGTCGGCGGCGACCGTACCGACCGTCACCGGCGCGGACGGCGGCCCGTATGGGGTGTCGACCTCCACCTCGGTGACGTCGTCGAACAGCGAGTAGAAGCCCGTCCCGCCGATCACGGCGACCTCGGGGATGCGCTCAGCGTCCATGGTCCCGCAGTCTGCCACCGGACCCCGACGCCGCGCAGGCGGCCCGCACCCCGCGTACGTCCCGCACCCCGCGTACGTCCCGCACCCCGCGTACGTCCCGCACCCCGCGTACGTCCCGCACCCCGCGTACGTCCCGCACCGACGCACCGAGCGCGCCTTGCCGATTCCGAGCGCGTCTTGCAGGAAGCGCTCGGATTCGGCAAGGCGCGCTCGGACGGTCCCCGACTGCCTAGCGCCGGCCGCTCAGCGCTCGGACGGCGGGAGGCCGAGGCGGGACCACACGGCGCGCCACACCACCTTCGGCGGCACCCCGGCGTCGAGCGCCTCGGCCGCAGTGCGCCCGTCGAGCTCGGCCAGCACCTGCTGGTCCGCCCACACCGGGGCGTACGCGGACCCGAGGTGCTGCTCCATGCGTTCCCAGAACTCGCTGTGCCTCACGGGGCCAGTATGCGTTCCGGCTCCACGTCCGAGCTCGCGGCCGAGCCCGTGACCGGCGCGGACGGCCCCTCGCGCAGCCCGTAGCGCTCCCACCAGCGGCGCATCGGTCCTGGGGCCCACCAGTTCGCACGACCCAGCAGCCGCATCGTGGCCGGGACGAGGACGAGCCGCACGACGGTCGCGTCCAGGAGCACGGCGACGAGCATCCCGACGCCGATCATCTTCATGAACACGATCCCCGAGGTCGCGAACGCGCCGATCACGACCGCGAGAAGCAGCGCGGCGCTGGTGATGATCCGGCCGGTCTTCTGGACCCCGGCGGCGACCGCGGCGACGTTGTCGCCGGTCGCGTCCCACTCCTCGCGGATCCGCGACAGGAGGAACACCTCGTAGTCCATCGACAGCCCGAACAGGATCGCCGCCATCAGGATCGGCTGGGTGCCGTCGAGGTAGCCGGTCGAGGTGAACCCGAGGAGGCCCTCCAGGTGCCCTTCGGCGAAGATCCACGTCACCACGCCGAACGCCGCGCTGATCGAGACGATGTTGACGAGTATCGCCTTGATCGGCAGCACCACCGACCCGAACGCGACGAACAGCAGCGCGAACATCGTCACCGCGATCAACCCCGCCATCCACGGCAGCCGCTCACCGATGCTGTCGAGCATGTCGACGGTCTGCGCGGTCGGTCCGCCGATCAGCACCTCGCCGGGCGCGGGGACGGACCGCAGCTCGTCGATCACGCACTGCGACGCCTCGCTCTGCGACGTCCCCTCCCACGAGACCCGCAGCAGCGACGGTGTCCCGTCGGCGGTCGCCTTCGCCTGCTCGGGCCCGGCGACCGGGGTCACCTCGTCGACACCGGGCACCGCGCCGAGACTCTGGGCGTACGCGGTGACGTCCGCCGGTGCGGCGTCCTCGACCAGCACCTCGGCCGACGACGTCTCCTGCCCTGCGACCTCGGCGAGCTTCTCCGCCGCGACCCGGGCGGGCGAGTCGGCGGGCAGCACGCGTTCGTCGACGCTCCCCCAGGCGACCTGGAGGAACGGCGACGCGAGCGCGATCAGCAGCGTGCCCGCAAGGACGAGTCCGACGACCGGGCGGCGCATCACCGCGTGGGCGAACCGCGCCCACCCGGTCGAGCTGCGCCGGGCCCGGCGGCGCCACGGCATCGCACCGGCCTCGATCCGCCGGCCGAGCAGCATCAGCGTCGCCGGGAGCAGGGTCAGCGCGGCGACCATCGCGACGAGCACGGCGGCCATCCCGCCGTACGCCATGGACCGCAGGAACGTCTGCGGGAAGATCAGCAGCGACGACATCGCCAGCGCGACGGTCAGGCCCGAGACGAGGACCGTACGGCCGGCCGTGACGATCGTGGTGCGGACGGCACCGGCGACCGCGTCGTCGCCGGTGCGGGCCGCGAGCTCCTCCCGGAAGCGGCTGACGACGAACAGCGCGTAGTCGATCGCCAGTCCGAGCCCGAGCAGCGTGATCACGTTGATCGCGAACACCGACACGTCCGTGACCGTGGTGAGCAGGCGCACCACCGCGAACGCGCCGAGGACCGCGACCATGCCGACCCCGACCGGCATCAGCGCCGCGACCACGCTCCCGAACACCACCAGGCTGAGCAGCAGCACCAGCGGCATCGAGATCATCTCGGCGCGCGCGATGTCGGCGGAGACGGTCTCGTTGACGTCGTCGAAGACCGCCCACTGCCCGGCGATGTCGGTCTCGAGCACGTCGGACTGCAGCGTCGGCGCGACCTCGTCGTACGCCTCGAGGCGGGCGTCCTGGTCGCTGCCTGCGAGCGAGATCGTGACCGTGGCCGCGTGCCGGTCGTCGGAGACCAGCGCGCCGGGCCCCGGATCGAGATAGCTGGTCACCGAGGTGACCGCGTCGGCAGGAAGGCCGTCGACCACGTCGGCCACCGCCGTACGGAACTGCGCGTCGTCGACCGTGAGGTCGTCCGACGAGTAGACCGCGACGACGTCGGGGTCGCGGTGGCCGAAGGCCTGCTCGGTCTGGACGGCGGCGCGTGCCGACTCGGCGTCCGGGTCGTCGAATCCCCCGTCGCTGAGCGAGCTGAACACCCCCGTCCCGTACAGCCCGGCCAGGACGACCAGGGCCAGTCCGAGGCCCAGCACGGCGCGTGCGTGCCTCGTGACGATGTCTGCCCAGCGATTCATGAAGTCCCCCGTGATGGGCGTTCACTTTCGTGAACGGCGTTAACAGTTTACGGTGTTTACTATGGGAGGCGGCGCGGGAGGATGTCAAGCACCGTGCTGACATGAAGGGGCTGACAGGAGACGATGGGGTCATGACGACGGCACCGACACGGCGCGAGACCCAGCGGCAGGCGACGCTCGACGAGATCGTCGTGACGGCCCGCCGGATGGTCGCGGGCGGCGAGGAGATCTCGCTGCGCGCCGTCGCGACGGCGATGGGGATGACCGCGCCGGCCCTGTACCGCTACGTCGACAACATCGAGGACCTCAGCCAACGCGTGGCCGGCTCGGTCTACGACGACCTGCTGGACCTGATGCTCGAGGCGTCGGGCCCGTACGCGCCGGACCCCGCGTCCGAGATCGTCGCGGGTGCGGCCGCGTTCCGACGGTGGAGCCTCGCGCACCGCGGCGAGTTCGCGCTCACGTTCGCCAACCCGGTGATCGGTGCGTCGGCGTCGAAGCACGGCGAGGGGCCGTGCGCGGAGTCGGGGATGCGGTTCGGCGGGTTCTTCGGCGAGCGGGTCGCGCAACTGTGGAGCGAGCGCGGGTTCTCGGACCTGCCCGCCGCTCCGTCCGGGCCGGCCGACGCCGAGGCGATCGCGGCCGTGCACGAGAAGCCGGGGGTCGGGGAGCTGCCCGAGCGCGCGCAGTGGGCGTTCCTGCGGGCCTGGTCACGGCTGTACGGGACGGTGACCCTGGAAACGTTCGGCCACGTCTCCGACGGTGTGGTGGAGTCCGGGGCTCTGTTCCAGGACACGATGCGCGAGTGCGGCCGCCTGCTCGGGCTCGGCGACCGCGCCGACGAGCTCCAGGTCGTCGTCGACGCCGTCCTGTCGGCCTGAAGCTGCTCCCCGCCCGTCGAGGCGCGAGCGCAGCACGCCCCCCGCTCGTCGAGGCGCGAGCGCAGCGAGGTCCCCCGCTCGTCGAGGCGCGAGCGCAGCGAGGACCCCCGCTCGTCGAGGCGCGAGCGCAGCACGCCCCCCCGCTCGTCGAGGCGCGAGCGCAGCAAGCGATCGAGACGCCGGCGGCCACCCGACGCTTCTCGTCCTCAGGTCAGTGCCCACGGGTCGAGGCAGGGGACGCCGAGGGGCTCGAAGTGCCGGGCGTTGCGCGTCACCACGACCATCTCGGCGGCTTGAGCGATGGCGGCGATCAGGGCGTCATCGAG harbors:
- a CDS encoding response regulator transcription factor, translating into MEAAATAHVLVIEDDPSVRDVVRRYLEHDGHRVTVAVDGESGLRTALDDAPDLVVLDLMLPGIDGIEVCRRLRADPARGTTPVVMLTALVEEERRIAGLTVGADDYVTKPFSAKELALRVRAVLRRTAGSAADPGAAPAPSPMRDGDLVLDPAARTAELGGEPLALTAREFDLLAFLLARPGQVFSRADLLAQVWGWSFGDHSTVTVHVKRLRHKIEEVPAEPRRIVTVYGVGYRYDREADGEREREGVGDGVG
- a CDS encoding sensor histidine kinase — translated: MASDDLRAVALGMLCSLIVVGAGALALRAVRQRALAVSLLLLTLVPLVAIVAGVAVTSGFMFTAELRRTTLVWLGVALVCLPAAVLLGRMLARRIVWEREALERERAAEASRRELMTWLSHDLRTPVAGIRAMSEALEDGIVSGPHDVRDYARRIRSESVRLGRMVDDLFEMSRITAPRFRLLTEPVSLAMLADEVVAWARAQADAGRVTLERRGVDAIVVAAPDELARALANLVANALRHTPADEVVRVLTGVDGTAGRIDVVDACGGIPEADLPHLFEPGYRGTLARETDPGGESGAGMGLAIAAGLLHAQGGAVGVRNVPGGCCFSIRMPLDRVQP
- a CDS encoding fibronectin type III domain-containing protein, which codes for MRRLRSIAAAAALVLAAPTAAVTAVSSPAAGVDVEVLRCSEPGAGLPCVASVTRDGVAIPAGHPVWDLYVHRWTYEGGRVIGASLLKNGDPDIGGSELGHRWVVTLETGSMIPRVVTGSGRDVAVQRSRPGGYRVRLALDPVTISGQCDQSSWPWTCPEWADDPDPVENGEWDAALNFQVTDFGQWRNTTQRAASYGMTFFTNVAASSGLPEIVDDPAGRAMLRILLANRHYREDGTTVVRGRTELVVPDAFLRVAYGVPDPSTLTTSGIDVLGAGGATVRISLVGSELQVLLDNMTFSARNVRIRRGTVTPTRPTKVRAKRVKARKGAVRYRASKARGARIKGYKVMCKATRGHHRRKASAGAAKRKIVVKRLKRNRAYRCRVVARSAAGPSAQSRAVKLRRR
- a CDS encoding NAD-dependent epimerase/dehydratase family protein translates to MRVLVTGAAGFIGTHVSAVLREAGHEIVGLDLMHPAAHRAQAPVPPGVRHGDVRRAADVDAALEGVDAVCHQAAMVGNGVDAQDLPAYADHNDHGTAVLLAAMGRAGVGRLVLASSMVVYGDGRYTCAEHGDVPPAPRRVDDLDAGRFDPGCGVCGAPVTWRHVGEDAAFEPRTSYAASKVAQEHYASAWCTLEGGSAVALRYHNVYGPGMPADTPYSGVAAIFRSALERGQAPRVFEDGQQMRDFVHVRDVARANLAALERVGDLASGLHAYNVASGHPCTLGEMARILAAAGDGPDPVVTGDHRPYDVRHVVASPQRAYDELGFTAEVPPAEGLADLAHAPLRTR
- a CDS encoding S-methyl-5'-thioadenosine phosphorylase, whose amino-acid sequence is MDAERIPEVAVIGGTGFYSLFDDVTEVEVDTPYGPPSAPVTVGTVAADGGPRTVAFLPRHGKHHAFPAHRVPYRANLWALRSLGVRQILAPCAVGGLQPELGPGTLVVPDQLVDRTTKRIQTYYDDGAVHVAFADPYCPRLRDTLLAGAPGGAVDGGTLVVIDGPRFSTRAESRWYSGNGWSVIGMTGHPEAILARELALCYATVCLVTDLDAGVEAGDEVSHAEVIRVFAEHLDRLRPALRDMAATVPADRDCGCSHALDGLDLPITLP
- a CDS encoding DUF3046 domain-containing protein; the encoded protein is MRHSEFWERMEQHLGSAYAPVWADQQVLAELDGRTAAEALDAGVPPKVVWRAVWSRLGLPPSER
- a CDS encoding MMPL family transporter — encoded protein: MNRWADIVTRHARAVLGLGLALVVLAGLYGTGVFSSLSDGGFDDPDAESARAAVQTEQAFGHRDPDVVAVYSSDDLTVDDAQFRTAVADVVDGLPADAVTSVTSYLDPGPGALVSDDRHAATVTISLAGSDQDARLEAYDEVAPTLQSDVLETDIAGQWAVFDDVNETVSADIARAEMISMPLVLLLSLVVFGSVVAALMPVGVGMVAVLGAFAVVRLLTTVTDVSVFAINVITLLGLGLAIDYALFVVSRFREELAARTGDDAVAGAVRTTIVTAGRTVLVSGLTVALAMSSLLIFPQTFLRSMAYGGMAAVLVAMVAALTLLPATLMLLGRRIEAGAMPWRRRARRSSTGWARFAHAVMRRPVVGLVLAGTLLIALASPFLQVAWGSVDERVLPADSPARVAAEKLAEVAGQETSSAEVLVEDAAPADVTAYAQSLGAVPGVDEVTPVAGPEQAKATADGTPSLLRVSWEGTSQSEASQCVIDELRSVPAPGEVLIGGPTAQTVDMLDSIGERLPWMAGLIAVTMFALLFVAFGSVVLPIKAILVNIVSISAAFGVVTWIFAEGHLEGLLGFTSTGYLDGTQPILMAAILFGLSMDYEVFLLSRIREEWDATGDNVAAVAAGVQKTGRIITSAALLLAVVIGAFATSGIVFMKMIGVGMLVAVLLDATVVRLVLVPATMRLLGRANWWAPGPMRRWWERYGLREGPSAPVTGSAASSDVEPERILAP
- a CDS encoding TetR/AcrR family transcriptional regulator, coding for MTTAPTRRETQRQATLDEIVVTARRMVAGGEEISLRAVATAMGMTAPALYRYVDNIEDLSQRVAGSVYDDLLDLMLEASGPYAPDPASEIVAGAAAFRRWSLAHRGEFALTFANPVIGASASKHGEGPCAESGMRFGGFFGERVAQLWSERGFSDLPAAPSGPADAEAIAAVHEKPGVGELPERAQWAFLRAWSRLYGTVTLETFGHVSDGVVESGALFQDTMRECGRLLGLGDRADELQVVVDAVLSA